One Oncorhynchus nerka isolate Pitt River linkage group LG5, Oner_Uvic_2.0, whole genome shotgun sequence genomic window carries:
- the LOC115129304 gene encoding serine protease inhibitor Kazal-type 1-like: protein MKLTILLCAIVLLSLSVFAMDEERRPQPREPQCEVYEGGMCSREFDPVCGSDGNTYTTECVLCRENKLKHKQVLVKHGGVCEA from the exons ATGAAGCTGACAATACTGCTCTGTGCTATCGTGCTCCTCTCGCTCTCTG TTTTTGCCATGGATGAAGAAAGACGCCCACAGCCCAGAGAG CCTCAGTGTGAGGTGTATGAAGGTGGCATGTGCTCCAGAGAGTTTGATCCTGTGTGTGGGAGCGATGGCAACACGTACACCACCGAGTGTGTGCTGTGTCGTGAGAACAA GCTTAAACACAAGCAAGTCCTGGTCAAGCATGGAGGAGTGTGTGAGGCATAA
- the LOC115129305 gene encoding nucleotide exchange factor SIL1 — MLTGCLRKGSKSTRLKMALMLLVLSCQFVHVLSEKSSSALTVVESTETSLDDEDEHHMEEESDPEDLDVFRPTDQWQSLKPGQAVPRGSHVRLNLQTSQREVKLGEHQILKYQIDGQRQGKENTPGPSFNAEELKKALKNIKEGVDPETSDKEKEEKEALRAQFRPMEELKRDMAKLDMLMESDFQVISRLMSQFNSSNTTVEEKIKALHDLEYLVHQVDNAQNLASRGGLKLVVDALNSTDYRLQESAAFVLGSALSSNPVVQVEAVESGTLQKLLMLLATPRPMSVKKKALFAVASLLRHFPFAQSHFLRLGGLQVLGDLFRASEGGALRVRIVTILYDMINEKELISQTGLDTIPDASHNERLRQYAQVSLMPLLAEQGWCSLVPELLASPEHDWKEKALRTILAMMPHCQTQYRQDYTLSSSLHTLQEQYQELVLSEQVLGDEDGYFGEILALLETVLLKLK, encoded by the exons ATGTTGACCGGATGCCTGAGAAAAGGAAGTAAATCTACCAGGCTGAAGATGGCACTCATGCTCTTAGTACTGAGTTGTCAATTCGTCCATGTTCTCAGCGAAAAA TCTTCCTCTGCGTTGACTGTTGTGGAGAGCACTGAGACCAGCCTGGATGATGAGGATGAGCACCACATGGAGGAAGAGAGTGATCCTGAGGATTTGGATGTGTTCCGTCCCACGGACCAGTGGCAGTCTCTCAAAccag GCCAGGCAGTCCCAAGGGGCTCTCACGTAAGGCTCAACCTCCAGACAAGCCAGAGGGAGGTCAAACTTGGGGAACATCAGATTCTCAAATACCAGATCGATGGACAAAG ACAGGGGAAGGAGAACACACCAGGCCCATCCTTCAATGCTGAGGAGCTGAAGAAGGCTCTGAAAAATATAAAAGAAGGAGTGGATCCCGAAACTAGTGACAAAGAAAAAGAAGAGAAG GAGGCTCTCAGAGCCCAGTTTCGTCCCATGGAGGAGCTGAAAAGAGACATGGCCAAACTGGACATGCTGATGGAGTCAGACTTCCAGGTTATTAGCCGACTGATGTCCCAATTCAACAGCTCAAACACCACTGTGGAGGAGAAGATAAAAGCTTTACATGACCTAGAGTACCTTGTTCATCAG GTGGACAATGCCCAGAACTTGGCATCTAGGGGAGGATTGAAGCTTGTGGTTGATGCTTTGAACAGCACAGACTATCGCCTTCAGGAGAGTGCTGCTTTTGTCTTGGGGTCAGCTCTGTCAAG TAACCCGGTGGTGCAAGTGGAGGCGGTTGAAAGTGGTACTCTGCAGAAGCTGTTAATGTTACTCGCCACACCACGACCCATGTCTGTTAAAAAGAAG GCGTTGTTTGCTGTGGCCTCTTTGCTACGTCACTTCCCCTTTGCCCAAAGCCACTTCCTGAGGCTGGGTGGGCTGCAGGTGTTGGGGGATCTTTTCCGAGCTTCCGAAGGTGGGGCCCTCCGTGTGAGGATTGTAACCATACTCTATGACATGATCAATGAGAAG GAGCTGATTTCTCAGACTGGACTTGACACCATTCCAGATGCTTCTCACAACGAGCGGTTGCGGCAGTATGCACAGGTCTCCCTCATGCCACTGTTGGCAGAGCAGGGCTGGTGCAGCCTGGTGCCTGAACTGTTGGCCTCCCCAGAGCACGACTGGAAGGAAAAGGCCCTGAGAACTATCCTGGCCATGATGCCTCACTGCCAGACTCAGTATCGGCAGGACTacaccctgtcttcctccctccacaCCCTACAGGAGCAGTACCAGGAACTGGTGCTCTCAGAGCAGGTCCTCGGAGACGAGGATGGGTACTTTGGGGAGATCCTGGCTCTGTTGGAGACAGTGCTGCTGAAACTGAAGTGA